Proteins co-encoded in one Bacillus infantis NRRL B-14911 genomic window:
- the bglB gene encoding beta-galactosidase BglB → MDINTDLIDSKVKLVTNAMKSLKNDESFIEEFPIGLIDIHLWEWPQGVGIYGLYKYYKLTNDRETLDFLLNWFDQRIEEGLPEKNVNTMSPLLTLMYLAEETKNPEYIKICDEWSTWVMEDMIRTGDSALQHMITGDPNDGQILIDTLFMTVLFLTKAGTYFNRPDYIEESKKQFLIHIKYLYDKKTGLFFHGWDFNENHNYGAVRWGRGNGWYTCGLLEYLEIAELEKGIKDYLLDTWHSQVKALAELQADSGLWHTVLDDPESYEETSATAAFAFGILKGVRKGYLDEKYLQTGLKALEAVIREVDHQGVVQKVSYGTPVGMDRDFYQNIPISPMTYGQALTILLLIESMEFSMKRGKY, encoded by the coding sequence GCGATGAAATCATTAAAAAATGATGAGAGTTTCATAGAAGAATTCCCAATCGGGCTGATAGATATCCATTTATGGGAGTGGCCGCAGGGTGTAGGAATTTATGGACTATATAAATATTATAAGCTGACCAATGACAGAGAAACCCTCGACTTTCTATTAAACTGGTTCGATCAAAGAATTGAAGAAGGCCTGCCGGAGAAAAATGTAAACACCATGTCGCCATTGCTGACGCTGATGTATTTAGCGGAAGAAACAAAAAATCCTGAATACATCAAGATATGTGATGAGTGGAGTACATGGGTCATGGAAGATATGATCCGTACCGGTGACAGTGCTTTGCAGCACATGATAACCGGTGATCCCAATGACGGCCAGATACTGATTGATACATTGTTCATGACCGTGCTGTTTCTAACTAAAGCAGGTACGTATTTCAACCGTCCGGATTATATCGAAGAATCGAAAAAACAGTTCCTCATTCATATTAAATATTTATATGACAAAAAAACAGGTCTTTTCTTCCATGGCTGGGACTTTAACGAGAACCATAATTATGGTGCTGTCAGGTGGGGAAGAGGCAATGGCTGGTATACATGCGGCTTGCTGGAATACTTAGAAATCGCAGAGCTGGAAAAAGGCATCAAAGATTATCTGCTGGATACATGGCACAGCCAGGTGAAGGCATTAGCAGAACTGCAGGCGGACAGCGGTCTATGGCACACAGTCCTGGATGATCCGGAATCTTATGAGGAAACCTCCGCAACAGCTGCTTTTGCATTTGGCATACTGAAAGGCGTACGAAAAGGCTATCTGGATGAGAAATACTTGCAGACAGGGTTAAAAGCCTTAGAAGCAGTCATCCGTGAAGTAGATCATCAAGGTGTAGTGCAGAAAGTTTCATACGGAACACCAGTCGGGATGGATCGTGATTTCTATCAGAATATCCCGATCAGCCCAATGACATACGGCCAGGCGCTGACCATCTTATTGTTAATAGAATCAATGGAGTTTTCAATGAAAAGGGGGAAATATTGA
- a CDS encoding glycoside hydrolase family 31 protein, whose translation MRLKWRYKLVKEQDNQLIFACNNKHIHFFILEEDLCRVFMSTGDQPALTATWTVAPEAEDIPFEGRDRFDLSPFSLPAYQREIGNDQIIIETKLLKAVIRLDGFIISWYAKENGEDVLISNDRKTQSYNYNNKLGKGVYHYLERYKDDLYYGLGEKSGTLNKARKRYRMQAIDAMGYDAEFTDPLYKHIPFYITHNQKSQLSYGLFYDNYSDSVFDLGAELDNYHGLYRYYHAEKGDLDYYFILGPKVRDVVEKYSKLTGKTVFPPKWSLGYSGSTMAYTDAPDAQEQLKKFVDACSTYGIPCDSFQLSSGYTTIGEKRYVFHWNHGKVPDPQGMIQYFHDHGLRICANIKPCLLQDHPHYRELADRGMFIQAENNQDPDVVQYWDDEGSYLDFTNPETILWWKEKVKEQLLSYGIDSTWNDNNEYEIWDKSAQAFGFGNSIAVDYIKPIQTLLMLKSSFEAQKEYAPNLRPYLISRSGCPGMQRYVQTWSGDNFTEWKTLRFNIKMGLSLSLSGVYNVGHDVGGFNGLAPEPELLIRWIQNGIFHPRFTIHSWNEDDTVNAPWMYPEHLSIISKFMKERVKWIPYFYHLLYKANQEYKPILTPTFYYFENDPNTFAENDDFMVGENLLVCSVVEKGATKRRVYLPKEENGWYDLNSGQWLEGGQTIEADAPLDVIPLFSRAGSAFPIRDGEITFNNKHEDQRGILIYPIPGEGETTHKFYEDDGLSVNYKNGEFSYVTVKVKTTSGLVDINVYIEGSFKVPYDFINVYLPRTEKRDVRINGEKTDSRYPFTVKDIESGVL comes from the coding sequence ATGAGGTTGAAGTGGAGATATAAACTAGTAAAAGAGCAGGACAATCAGCTGATCTTTGCGTGCAATAATAAGCACATCCATTTCTTTATTCTTGAGGAAGACCTGTGCAGAGTGTTTATGAGTACAGGAGATCAGCCTGCTTTAACAGCTACCTGGACGGTTGCGCCAGAAGCAGAAGATATCCCTTTTGAAGGGAGAGACCGATTTGATCTATCTCCTTTCTCGCTGCCAGCCTATCAGCGTGAGATCGGAAATGATCAGATAATAATCGAAACCAAACTGTTAAAGGCTGTTATCCGGCTGGATGGATTCATTATTTCCTGGTATGCGAAAGAGAATGGCGAGGACGTATTAATCTCTAATGATAGAAAAACACAAAGCTATAATTATAACAACAAGCTGGGCAAAGGAGTTTACCATTATCTTGAACGGTATAAAGATGATCTATATTACGGATTAGGCGAGAAGAGCGGGACCCTCAATAAAGCAAGAAAGCGCTATAGAATGCAGGCCATTGATGCAATGGGCTATGATGCCGAATTTACAGACCCTCTTTACAAGCATATACCGTTTTATATTACTCATAACCAGAAGTCTCAATTATCATATGGTTTGTTTTACGATAATTATTCAGACTCGGTATTTGACCTGGGTGCTGAATTGGATAATTATCATGGGTTATACAGGTATTATCATGCTGAAAAAGGAGATTTGGATTATTATTTCATCTTAGGCCCAAAGGTCCGGGATGTAGTGGAAAAATACTCAAAGCTTACCGGCAAAACAGTGTTCCCGCCTAAATGGAGCCTTGGCTATTCTGGGTCCACAATGGCTTATACCGATGCGCCGGATGCGCAAGAGCAATTAAAGAAATTTGTTGATGCCTGCAGTACATACGGTATCCCGTGCGATTCCTTTCAATTATCATCAGGATATACAACTATAGGAGAAAAGAGATATGTATTCCACTGGAATCACGGCAAGGTGCCTGATCCTCAGGGAATGATACAGTATTTTCATGATCATGGACTGCGTATTTGCGCCAATATCAAACCCTGCCTGCTTCAGGATCATCCTCATTACCGGGAGCTGGCTGATAGGGGAATGTTCATTCAAGCTGAAAATAATCAGGACCCGGATGTAGTGCAATATTGGGATGATGAAGGTTCTTATCTTGATTTTACGAACCCTGAAACCATCCTGTGGTGGAAGGAGAAGGTGAAGGAACAGCTTCTTTCCTATGGAATCGACTCTACATGGAATGATAATAATGAATACGAAATTTGGGATAAAAGTGCACAGGCATTTGGATTTGGCAATAGCATTGCGGTTGACTATATCAAACCTATTCAAACTTTACTGATGTTAAAGTCTTCTTTTGAAGCCCAAAAGGAATATGCACCAAATCTCCGTCCCTATTTAATTTCACGCTCCGGGTGCCCGGGCATGCAGCGGTATGTGCAGACATGGTCCGGCGACAATTTTACAGAATGGAAAACACTCCGTTTTAATATCAAAATGGGGCTGAGCTTAAGCTTGTCCGGTGTATACAATGTCGGCCATGATGTCGGGGGATTTAATGGCCTTGCACCTGAACCGGAATTATTGATCAGGTGGATTCAGAATGGTATTTTCCATCCCAGATTTACCATACACTCCTGGAACGAAGACGATACAGTCAACGCACCATGGATGTACCCCGAGCATCTTTCTATCATCAGTAAATTCATGAAAGAGCGGGTCAAGTGGATTCCGTATTTCTATCATTTACTCTACAAAGCTAACCAGGAATATAAACCGATTCTGACTCCGACCTTTTATTATTTCGAAAATGACCCAAACACATTTGCTGAAAATGATGATTTTATGGTGGGGGAAAATCTTCTGGTTTGCAGTGTGGTTGAAAAAGGAGCCACAAAGCGCAGGGTCTATCTTCCGAAAGAGGAAAACGGATGGTACGATCTGAATTCGGGACAATGGCTGGAAGGCGGCCAAACCATTGAGGCAGATGCACCATTGGACGTAATCCCTTTGTTCTCCAGGGCAGGTTCAGCATTCCCTATTCGGGACGGAGAAATAACATTCAATAATAAGCATGAAGATCAAAGGGGAATTCTCATTTACCCTATCCCTGGAGAAGGAGAAACCACCCATAAATTCTATGAAGATGATGGCCTCTCTGTGAATTATAAAAATGGGGAGTTTTCCTATGTAACAGTAAAGGTTAAAACAACAAGCGGCCTTGTGGATATAAATGTTTATATAGAAGGAAGCTTTAAAGTTCCCTATGATTTTATTAATGTCTACCTTCCCAGAACAGAAAAAAGAGATGTGCGTATAAACGGAGAAAAGACTGATAGCAGATATCCCTTTACGGTAAAGGATATAGAAAGTGGTGTGTTATGA
- a CDS encoding ABC transporter substrate-binding protein — protein sequence MKKVFKMISMSLLAAVLLISVTACSDSSSSNGSGGSKDKKVTLDYLWFTDGVEGDVMRDIIKDYQSENENVEINLIEVAYADFNTKLKTMIAGGKPPALARVTDTGIFAEQALDLTEYVGGAEEFTSQFLPSIKPYYVKDDKIIATPMDVTANGLIYNKTLFEKAGVEVPQSPDDVWTWDEFADAIQEVKEKGGAKYGLLVDFTPHRYSTMVYEFGGSIFTEDLSAPAINNENGVAALDNFIKLHKDEVIPESVWLGGENPNNLFRSGTAAAHLAGNWMLSNYKDIENFDWGVTYLPKAEIRSSVPGGKYIMGFKNTGLEDETAEFIKYLSSQEVNAKFNQESLFLSARKDNNELDYEFGKEMFKVFSNELENTPEAAANDWGNQVVISKVTTDMRDAVVEALSGGISSQEAMDKVAELLEEAIADQE from the coding sequence ATGAAAAAAGTATTTAAAATGATCTCTATGTCATTACTGGCTGCCGTTCTTTTGATCAGTGTAACAGCCTGCTCTGACAGCTCAAGCTCAAATGGCTCCGGCGGGTCAAAAGACAAAAAAGTAACTCTTGATTATCTTTGGTTTACTGATGGTGTCGAAGGCGATGTTATGCGAGACATTATTAAAGACTATCAATCAGAAAATGAGAATGTTGAAATCAATTTAATTGAAGTTGCGTATGCTGATTTTAATACTAAATTAAAAACAATGATTGCAGGAGGAAAGCCGCCTGCATTGGCACGTGTGACTGATACGGGCATCTTTGCAGAACAGGCTCTGGATCTTACTGAATATGTGGGCGGTGCTGAAGAGTTTACTTCACAGTTTTTGCCTTCTATCAAGCCTTACTATGTAAAAGATGACAAAATCATCGCTACTCCAATGGATGTGACGGCAAACGGTCTGATTTACAATAAAACATTGTTCGAAAAAGCAGGTGTAGAAGTTCCGCAGTCACCAGATGATGTCTGGACTTGGGATGAATTCGCAGATGCCATTCAAGAAGTAAAAGAAAAAGGCGGAGCGAAATACGGATTATTAGTAGACTTTACTCCTCATAGATATTCAACGATGGTCTATGAATTTGGCGGAAGTATCTTTACAGAAGATCTATCTGCTCCTGCCATTAACAATGAAAACGGTGTTGCTGCTTTAGATAATTTTATTAAGCTCCATAAAGATGAGGTCATTCCTGAATCAGTTTGGCTGGGTGGAGAAAATCCTAATAACCTTTTCCGTTCAGGCACTGCTGCCGCTCACTTAGCCGGAAACTGGATGCTGAGCAACTACAAGGATATTGAAAATTTTGACTGGGGTGTAACTTACCTTCCAAAAGCAGAAATCCGTTCTTCAGTTCCAGGCGGGAAGTATATCATGGGCTTCAAAAATACTGGACTTGAAGATGAAACAGCAGAGTTTATTAAATACCTATCATCACAGGAAGTGAATGCGAAGTTTAACCAGGAATCACTATTCTTAAGTGCAAGAAAAGACAATAACGAATTGGATTATGAATTTGGCAAAGAAATGTTTAAGGTCTTCTCAAATGAATTGGAAAATACACCAGAAGCTGCTGCAAATGATTGGGGCAATCAGGTAGTCATTTCAAAAGTGACAACTGATATGAGAGATGCGGTTGTAGAAGCACTCAGCGGCGGAATTTCATCTCAAGAAGCAATGGACAAAGTTGCAGAGCTATTAGAAGAGGCTATTGCTGATCAAGAATAA
- a CDS encoding carbohydrate ABC transporter permease: MKVKPKINEQSAISPAKRFSFRKDKFNRQIAPYLFVLPNFLIFFIFIVVPAFVGLVYSFTDFDGLSEMNFIGLENYKEVFASSEYWGIFGNTFIYAFSVVPLIFVSSLGIAVLLIKEIKAKGFFRAIFYWPTMLSAIIVGVTWKWIFGDSFGILNYMLESAGLEPVHWLSDPLFAKISVVVGTVWARIGFFMIIFMAGLQSIPTSYYEAAQIDGASKARMFWTITLPLLKPTSLLVLILLLIESFKQYPLVLALTGGGPAKETTFLVQYIYEFGFEKGELGYASAMSVVLFIVIAIFTIIQFKWTKGGSID, from the coding sequence ATGAAGGTGAAACCAAAAATCAATGAACAATCAGCAATAAGTCCTGCTAAACGATTCTCCTTTCGAAAAGATAAATTTAATAGACAAATTGCTCCGTACCTGTTTGTCCTTCCCAACTTTCTAATCTTTTTCATATTTATTGTTGTACCGGCATTTGTAGGGCTGGTCTATTCTTTTACTGATTTTGATGGCCTGTCAGAGATGAACTTTATTGGATTGGAAAATTATAAAGAAGTGTTTGCCAGTTCCGAGTATTGGGGGATTTTCGGCAATACCTTCATTTATGCTTTCTCAGTAGTGCCGCTCATTTTTGTGAGTTCCCTCGGCATTGCCGTTTTATTGATCAAGGAAATTAAAGCCAAAGGCTTCTTTCGTGCCATTTTTTATTGGCCGACCATGTTATCAGCCATCATAGTGGGCGTTACCTGGAAATGGATTTTTGGCGACAGCTTTGGAATCTTGAATTACATGCTGGAATCAGCGGGGCTTGAACCTGTACACTGGCTGTCAGATCCGCTTTTTGCAAAAATTTCAGTTGTCGTAGGGACTGTTTGGGCCAGAATCGGATTTTTTATGATAATTTTCATGGCTGGCCTGCAAAGTATTCCAACCTCTTATTATGAGGCTGCCCAAATAGACGGCGCCTCAAAGGCCAGAATGTTTTGGACAATCACTTTGCCTTTATTAAAACCAACCAGCTTGCTGGTGCTGATTTTGCTGCTGATTGAGTCCTTTAAGCAATATCCGCTGGTATTGGCTTTAACAGGTGGTGGACCTGCAAAGGAAACAACATTCCTGGTTCAGTATATTTACGAATTTGGCTTTGAAAAAGGTGAATTGGGTTACGCAAGTGCCATGTCAGTTGTTCTGTTTATTGTCATTGCCATCTTTACGATTATCCAATTCAAGTGGACGAAAGGAGGCTCAATCGATTGA
- a CDS encoding carbohydrate ABC transporter permease — translation MKKKPGLLLYIALTLLVIIFIFPVIWVILSSLKDSNELYSWPPKFIPDNPTIENFTLAFEKGNFGRYFWNSTIVTVTATFLTLLVNTMAGYALAKYRFKGDTFLLIGFISTLMIPLEVIMTPIFTVISKLGLYNTLWGIIIPPAATPTGVFLIRQYLLTVPDDLLEAARIDGAGEWKIFWRIIVPIAKPIISVLAIFSFMWRWDDFIWPLIVISDPTKYTIQLALSNFIGEYNVDWGSLLAMSVVTMVPVLIVFLIFQKQFIQGLATSGMKD, via the coding sequence TTGAAAAAGAAGCCTGGCTTGCTCCTGTATATTGCATTGACTTTGCTAGTGATTATCTTTATTTTTCCTGTCATATGGGTGATATTGTCATCGTTAAAAGATTCAAACGAATTATATAGCTGGCCTCCTAAGTTTATCCCGGATAATCCAACGATAGAAAACTTTACGCTGGCTTTTGAAAAAGGTAATTTTGGCAGATATTTTTGGAACAGTACGATTGTCACTGTGACGGCGACCTTTCTCACGTTGCTGGTGAACACAATGGCTGGTTATGCCCTTGCGAAATACAGATTTAAAGGCGATACATTCCTGCTGATAGGATTTATCTCTACACTTATGATCCCGCTTGAAGTAATCATGACGCCGATCTTTACCGTAATCAGTAAACTTGGCTTATATAACACGCTGTGGGGCATTATCATACCGCCGGCCGCAACACCAACAGGGGTATTTTTAATACGGCAATACCTATTAACAGTGCCGGATGATCTTCTTGAAGCTGCCAGGATAGATGGAGCAGGAGAATGGAAAATCTTTTGGAGAATCATTGTGCCTATAGCAAAGCCAATCATATCTGTTCTGGCCATCTTCTCCTTCATGTGGAGATGGGATGACTTTATATGGCCTTTGATCGTAATCAGCGACCCGACGAAATATACCATTCAGCTGGCACTGTCTAATTTCATTGGTGAATATAATGTTGACTGGGGAAGCCTGCTTGCTATGTCAGTAGTGACCATGGTTCCAGTGCTGATCGTGTTCCTGATTTTCCAGAAGCAATTTATACAGGGACTCGCAACTTCCGGCATGAAAGATTGA